CCATGTCAAGGTGCGTGGTCGGTTCATCCATCAACAGCAGGTTTGGCGGTTCGAGCAGAATCTTCACCAGCGCCAGCCGGCTCTTCTCACCGCCGCTCAGCACATTGACGCGTTTGAACGCGTCGTCCCCGCGAAATAGAAACGCGCCGAGCAGCGTACGAACCGATTGCTCGGTAATGCGCGCCGTGGTATCAAGCGCCTCTTCCAGCACCGTGCGGTCCATCTGGAGCATTTCCGTGCGGTACTGGGAGTAGTAGCCTTCCTTGACGTTGTGGCCGAGGATACGTTCGCCCTGCTGAACAGGCAGGGCACCGGCGGCGAGCTTGAGCAGGGTGGACTTGCCCGCGCCGTTGGGTCCCACCAGCACCACGCGCTGCCCACGTTCCACCTCGAAATCCACGCCGCGATACACGACGTTCTCACCATAGGCGTGATGGACGCCTTTGAGCGTGATGACCCGCTGCCCGCTGCGCACCGGCTGGGGAAAGGAAAAGCCCATCACCGGCCCGGCGGATTCCGGCGCCTCGATTTTCTCCATGCGGTCAATCTGTTTCAGCTTGGCCTGCGCCTGCGACGCCTTGCTGGCCTTGGCGCCAAAGCGGTCCGCGAACTCCTGCAACCGCGCGATGTCGCGCTGCTGGTTCTTATAGGCGGCCAGTTGTTGCACCTCGGCGGCAGCGCGCTGTTCCAGGAAATTGTCGTAATTGCCGGTATAGGAATACAGTTTTGATTGCCGCAGCTCGATGACCCCGGTGACGAGCTGGTTCAGAAACTCGCGGTCGTGCGAAATGATCACGATGCCGCCCGGATACGCGCTGAGATATTCCTGGAACCACAGCAGCGTTTCCAGGTCGAGATGGTTCGTCGGCTCATCGAGCATCAACAGGTCCGGCTCCTGCACGAGCAACCGTGCAAGGTGCCCGCGCATCACCCACCCGCCGCTTAGTTCCCGTGCGGGCCGGTCAAAATCGCTCTCACGAAAGGCCAGGCCGGCGAGGATTTTCTTCGCGCGCGCGTCAAGCTGCCACCCGCCCAGTTCATCGTAGCGGGCATGGAGATTATCGTGCGGATCAATATCGTCCGGATGCGTCGTATCCCAAGCCTTGAGCTTCCGCCGCACTTCCACAAACTCCGGCGAAATGGAGGTGGCCAGTTCCAGCACGGTCTCCTCCCCCACCGGCGCGCTCTCCTGCGGCAGAAAGCCGACTGTGGCGCCGCGCTGGCGCATGATCTGGCCGTGATCGCATTCCTCCTGGCCCAGGATCAATTTAAACAACGTGGACTTCCCCGCGCCGTTCGGCCCCACTAGGCCGAGCCGATCGTCGCGGTTAATCTGGAGCGTCACGTCTTCGAACAAGGTGCGCCCGCCATAGGATTTGCTGACTTCCGAAAGTGTAAACA
The genomic region above belongs to Verrucomicrobiota bacterium and contains:
- a CDS encoding ABC-F family ATP-binding cassette domain-containing protein; the protein is MFTLSEVSKSYGGRTLFEDVTLQINRDDRLGLVGPNGAGKSTLFKLILGQEECDHGQIMRQRGATVGFLPQESAPVGEETVLELATSISPEFVEVRRKLKAWDTTHPDDIDPHDNLHARYDELGGWQLDARAKKILAGLAFRESDFDRPARELSGGWVMRGHLARLLVQEPDLLMLDEPTNHLDLETLLWFQEYLSAYPGGIVIISHDREFLNQLVTGVIELRQSKLYSYTGNYDNFLEQRAAAEVQQLAAYKNQQRDIARLQEFADRFGAKASKASQAQAKLKQIDRMEKIEAPESAGPVMGFSFPQPVRSGQRVITLKGVHHAYGENVVYRGVDFEVERGQRVVLVGPNGAGKSTLLKLAAGALPVQQGERILGHNVKEGYYSQYRTEMLQMDRTVLEEALDTTARITEQSVRTLLGAFLFRGDDAFKRVNVLSGGEKSRLALVKILLEPPNLLLMDEPTTHLDMASIEALLQALKAFTGTLIFISHDVYFIRALANRTLHVNAGRLTNYPGDYQYYLDKTKALTARLGLTAGSNGTPTAQGGGLRDGRTPQASAGTSEKLSGAERKEQKRLEAEQRQARANERKALQKRVTALEHQVANLETQQAQLTQEMESPATYEKAGAALHLNRELTVVMDELQRVQTEWEKAASKLAEMESAS